One genomic region from Streptomyces sp. Li-HN-5-11 encodes:
- the rpsB gene encoding 30S ribosomal protein S2 — MAVVTMRELLESGVHFGHQTRRWNPKMKRFIFTERNGIYIIDLLQSLSYIDRAYEFVKETVAHGGTVMFVGTKKQAQEAIAEQATRVGMPYVNQRWLGGMLTNFSTVYKRLQRLKELEQIDFEDVASSGLTKKELLVLSREKAKLEKTLGGIREMQKVPSAVWIVDTKKEHIAVGEARKLNIPVVAILDTNCDPDEVDYKIPGNDDAIRSVTLLTRVIADAVAEGLIARSGVATEGKEKAAGEPLAEWERDLLEGEKKADEAAPAAEAEKPAEAPAAEAPAAEAPAAEAPAAEGDQA; from the coding sequence ATGGCCGTCGTCACGATGCGGGAGCTGCTGGAGAGCGGCGTCCACTTCGGTCACCAGACCCGTCGCTGGAACCCGAAGATGAAGCGCTTCATCTTCACCGAGCGCAACGGCATCTACATCATCGACCTGCTCCAGTCGCTGTCGTACATCGACCGCGCCTACGAGTTCGTCAAGGAGACCGTCGCCCACGGCGGCACGGTCATGTTCGTCGGCACGAAGAAGCAGGCGCAGGAGGCCATTGCCGAGCAGGCCACCCGCGTCGGCATGCCCTACGTCAACCAGCGCTGGCTGGGCGGCATGCTCACCAACTTCTCCACCGTCTACAAGCGTCTGCAGCGCCTGAAGGAGCTCGAGCAGATCGACTTCGAGGACGTCGCGTCCTCCGGTCTGACCAAGAAGGAGCTCCTGGTCCTCTCCCGCGAGAAGGCCAAGCTGGAGAAGACCCTCGGCGGTATCCGCGAGATGCAGAAGGTGCCCAGCGCCGTCTGGATCGTGGACACCAAGAAGGAGCACATCGCGGTCGGCGAGGCCCGCAAGCTCAACATCCCGGTCGTCGCCATCCTTGACACCAACTGCGACCCCGACGAGGTCGACTACAAGATCCCGGGCAACGACGACGCGATCCGCTCCGTCACCCTGCTCACCCGTGTGATCGCCGACGCCGTCGCCGAGGGCCTCATCGCCCGCAGCGGTGTCGCCACCGAGGGCAAGGAGAAGGCCGCGGGCGAGCCGCTCGCCGAGTGGGAGCGCGACCTGCTCGAGGGCGAGAAGAAGGCCGACGAGGCCGCCCCCGCCGCCGAGGCCGAGAAGCCGGCCGAGGCTCCGGCTGCCGAGGCCCCCGCCGCCGAGGCCCCCGCTGCCGAGGCCCCGGCCGCCGAGGGCGACCAGGCCTGA
- the tsf gene encoding translation elongation factor Ts, producing the protein MANYTAADVKKLRELTGAGMMDCKKALDEAEGNVEKAVEALRIKGQKGVAKREGRSAENGAVVSIIADDNSSGVLVELKCETDFVAKGEKFQGVAKAIAEHVAKTSPADIEALLASEIESGKTVQAFVDEANANLGEKIVLDRFAQFSDGFVTAYMHRTMPDLPPQIGVLVELDKPNAEVAKGVAQHIAAFAPKYLSKEEVPADVIESERRIAEETTRAEGKPEAAIAKIVEGRLNGFFKDATLLGQPYALDNKKSVQKVLEEAGVTLKRFTRIKVGI; encoded by the coding sequence ATGGCGAACTACACCGCCGCCGACGTCAAGAAGCTCCGCGAGCTCACCGGCGCCGGCATGATGGACTGCAAGAAGGCGCTGGACGAGGCCGAGGGCAACGTCGAGAAGGCCGTCGAGGCGCTGCGCATCAAGGGCCAGAAGGGCGTCGCCAAGCGCGAGGGCCGCTCCGCCGAGAACGGCGCCGTGGTCTCGATCATCGCCGACGACAATTCCTCCGGTGTCCTCGTCGAGCTGAAGTGCGAGACGGACTTCGTCGCCAAGGGCGAGAAGTTCCAGGGCGTGGCCAAGGCCATCGCCGAGCACGTCGCCAAGACCTCCCCGGCCGACATCGAGGCCCTGCTCGCCTCCGAGATCGAGTCCGGCAAGACGGTCCAGGCGTTCGTGGACGAGGCCAACGCCAACCTCGGCGAGAAGATCGTCCTGGACCGCTTCGCGCAGTTCTCCGACGGCTTCGTGACCGCCTACATGCACCGCACGATGCCCGACCTGCCGCCGCAGATCGGTGTCCTCGTCGAGCTCGACAAGCCGAACGCCGAGGTCGCCAAGGGCGTCGCCCAGCACATCGCCGCGTTCGCGCCGAAGTACCTCTCCAAGGAGGAGGTGCCGGCCGACGTCATCGAGTCCGAGCGCCGCATCGCCGAGGAGACCACCCGCGCCGAGGGCAAGCCCGAGGCCGCGATCGCCAAGATCGTCGAGGGTCGCCTGAACGGCTTCTTCAAGGACGCCACGCTGCTCGGCCAGCCGTACGCGCTCGACAACAAGAAGTCGGTCCAGAAGGTTCTGGAGGAGGCCGGTGTCACCCTGAAGCGCTTCACGCGCATCAAGGTCGGCATCTGA
- the pyrH gene encoding UMP kinase — protein MTTKAQKSDDGKVSGRFLLKLSGEAFSGGGGLGVDPDVVHAIAREIAAVVRDGAQIAVVIGGGNFFRGAELQQRGMDRARSDYMGMLGTVMNCLALQDFLEKEGIDSRVQTAITMGQVAEPYIPLRAVRHLEKGRVVIFGAGMGMPYFSTDTTAAQRALEIDAEALLMGKNGVDGVYDSDPKANPDAVKFDSLGYGEVITRDLKVADATAITLCRDNRLPIVVFELLKEGNIARAVKGEKIGTLVGDHGSRG, from the coding sequence ATGACCACCAAGGCCCAAAAGAGCGACGACGGCAAAGTGTCCGGCCGGTTTCTGCTGAAGCTGTCCGGAGAGGCCTTCTCCGGCGGCGGGGGCCTGGGCGTCGACCCGGACGTGGTGCACGCCATCGCCCGTGAGATCGCGGCCGTCGTACGGGACGGCGCGCAGATCGCGGTCGTGATCGGCGGCGGCAACTTCTTCCGCGGCGCCGAACTCCAGCAGCGCGGCATGGATCGCGCCCGCTCCGACTACATGGGCATGCTGGGTACCGTGATGAACTGCCTCGCCCTGCAGGACTTCCTGGAGAAGGAAGGCATCGACAGCCGGGTCCAGACCGCCATCACGATGGGCCAGGTCGCCGAGCCGTACATCCCGCTGCGGGCCGTGCGCCACCTGGAGAAGGGCCGCGTGGTGATCTTCGGCGCGGGCATGGGCATGCCGTACTTCTCCACCGACACCACCGCCGCCCAGCGAGCCCTGGAGATCGACGCCGAGGCGCTGCTCATGGGCAAGAACGGGGTGGACGGGGTGTACGACTCCGACCCGAAGGCCAACCCGGACGCCGTGAAGTTCGACTCCCTCGGCTACGGCGAGGTCATCACGCGCGACCTGAAGGTCGCCGACGCCACGGCGATCACTCTGTGCCGCGACAACAGGCTCCCCATCGTGGTCTTCGAGCTTCTGAAGGAGGGCAATATCGCCCGCGCCGTCAAGGGTGAGAAGATCGGCACGCTGGTGGGTGACCACGGCAGCCGGGGCTGA